CTCGTGCAGACGATGCGCAGCGGGCTCATGGAGGCGCTGGTCGGCTATCGCGTCGATCCCGATGCCGGTCCGCTGGTGATGCTGGCCGCCGGCGGCGTGTGGACAGAGGTGGCGCGCGACCGCGCCCTGCGGCTCGCGCCGGTGACCGTCGAGGCGGCGCGTGAGATGATCGCGGAAGTGAAGGCGTTCCGGACCCTGGCGGGTCTGCGCGGACGACCGCGTGGCGATCTCGATGCGCTCGCGCGTGCCGTGTCGGCCTTGTCGCAACTGGCGCTGCAGCCGCAGCTGGGCGTCGTGGAGGCAGAAGTGAATCCGTTGATGGTGATGAAGGAAGGTGCGGGCGTGCTCGCGGTCGACGCGCTGGTTTTGCGGAGGCGGCCATGATGCCCGCCATCGTGAGTCCGCTGCTGGCGCGCACGCGCGCGCTGTTCGGCGGCGCGGTCACCGCACTCGCGCGCGAATGCGCCGAAGGCGACAAGCTCGATGCGCGCAAGCTGGACGCGCAGCAGTTCGCAAGTTACGAGATCGCGTGGGCCGCCGCGGACCTGCTGGCCGCCGAGACCCTCGCTGGAGCGCGGCTCAACGCCCTTGACGCGAAGCTGGCGGGAGTGTTCGTCGCCGAAGCGCTCGGCGCCGTGCTGCGCCGGCTGGAGCCACTGCTGCTCGACCTGCGCCTGGACCTGCAGCTGGGCGAGCTGCACGCGCTGGCCGCGAGCGGCGAGCTCGCGCAGTTCCGGCGCGAGGCGGCGAGCGCCGCGGTGCAGGCGCAGGCCGGCGCGGCGGTCGCCGCCGGCGATGGCGAACTCGGCGACGTGCCGCTCGATGCCGGGATCGTCATGGCGCGCGACGGCTTCCGCCGCTTCGCCGCAGAGGCGGTGGCGCCGCTCGCAGAGCGCATCCACCGTGAGGACCAGATCGTCCCCGAGTCGCTGCTGCAGCCGCTGCGCGAGATGGGCGTGTTCGGCCTGTCGATCCCGGAGGCCTACGGCGGTACCGCGCCTGGCAGCCATGACGACACGCAGATGATGGTGGCCGTCACCGAGGCGCTGTCGGAAGGCTCGCTCGGCGCGGCCGGAAGCCTCATCACGCGGCCCGAGATCCTGGCGCGGGCGCTGCTGGCTGGCGGCACCGAGGCGCAGAAGCGGCGCTGGCTGCCGGCGCTCGCCGTGGGCGAGCCGCTGTGCGCGATCGCGATGACCGAGCCGGACTTCGGCTCGGACGTCGCGGGCCTGCAGCTGAAGGCGACGCGCGCCGAAGGCGGCTGGCTGCTGAATGGCGCGAAGACCTGGTGCACCTTCGCCGGCAAGGCCGGCGTGCTGATGGTCGTCGCGCGCACCGATCCGGACAAAGCGGCGGGCCACCGCGGTTTGAGCCTGCTGCTGGTCGAGAAGCCCGCGTTCGAGGGCCATGAGTTCGCCGTGGCGCAGGAGGGCGGCGGCACGCTGCACGGCCGCGCGATCCCGACCATTGGCTACCGCGGCATGCATTCGTTCGACCTCGTGTTCGAGAACTTCTTCGTGCCGGACGAGAACCTGGTCGGCGGGGACGCGGGCCTGGGCAAGGGGTTTTACTTCACGATGACCGGCATGATGGGCGGCCGCATGCAGACGGCCGGCCGTGCACTGGGCGTGATGCGGGCCGCGGTGCGCGCGGCGATCCGCTACGCCGGCGACCGCCAGGTGTTCGGCGCGCCGCTCGTCTCGTACCAGCTCACTCAGGTGAAGATCGCGGCCATGGCGGCGCGCTTCGTCGCCTGCCGCTGGCTCGCCTACGACGTTGCGCGCCTGCTCGATGCGGGCGGCGGCCGCATGGAGGCGAGCCTGGTGAAGCTGCTGGCGTGCCGCTCGGCGGAGCTGGTCACGCGCGAGGCGTTGCAGATCCACGGCGGCATGGGCTATGCGGAGGAAACGGCCGT
This region of Alicycliphilus denitrificans K601 genomic DNA includes:
- a CDS encoding acyl-CoA dehydrogenase family protein, whose protein sequence is MMPAIVSPLLARTRALFGGAVTALARECAEGDKLDARKLDAQQFASYEIAWAAADLLAAETLAGARLNALDAKLAGVFVAEALGAVLRRLEPLLLDLRLDLQLGELHALAASGELAQFRREAASAAVQAQAGAAVAAGDGELGDVPLDAGIVMARDGFRRFAAEAVAPLAERIHREDQIVPESLLQPLREMGVFGLSIPEAYGGTAPGSHDDTQMMVAVTEALSEGSLGAAGSLITRPEILARALLAGGTEAQKRRWLPALAVGEPLCAIAMTEPDFGSDVAGLQLKATRAEGGWLLNGAKTWCTFAGKAGVLMVVARTDPDKAAGHRGLSLLLVEKPAFEGHEFAVAQEGGGTLHGRAIPTIGYRGMHSFDLVFENFFVPDENLVGGDAGLGKGFYFTMTGMMGGRMQTAGRALGVMRAAVRAAIRYAGDRQVFGAPLVSYQLTQVKIAAMAARFVACRWLAYDVARLLDAGGGRMEASLVKLLACRSAELVTREALQIHGGMGYAEETAVSRYFVDARVLSIFEGAEETLALKVIARSLLEQALEKR